Genomic window (Sphaeramia orbicularis chromosome 7, fSphaOr1.1, whole genome shotgun sequence):
AGTCGATGTAGACCCAGACTATAAAAACTGAGGAGGCAGAGACGCTGTCCTCTCAGTGATGTCTCTCTTCTTACCACATGTTTGCTTCTCTTTGCAGTCGGCTGAAGAGTGACTTCTCTTCCGTTTGCGCACCGATACAGGACGAGTGGGCTTAGTTCGAGGAGGGCCTACATGAGATCCTGACGAAGAACAGCAGAGAACTGGCTGAGGACCTAGAGAACAACATTTGATATTAGGACAAAACTCATGTACGACAGCATGAACCACTTTAAAAAGAATTTATATCAAGTCAACGGCATGTACTAAAAGTCGTGATCATTTCAGAGGGAGTGTTTTCTCTTCCTTTTATTAAAGAGTTGTCATGTTAACTTGACACCAAAtgtctgtgaaactcttgttatTATATTGTTAATTATTTAGTAATCATAACTAaattattgcctttttttttcaatttataaTTATCACCGATCTTTTAACCTGTTGTTCATTATGatatggtgtgtgctgcttgatctcttggccaggtcacccttgtaaaagagatctcgatctcaatgggatttcATCTGGttaaaacataacgtgctgtacATTTTTAATACCCCTAAGACAAAGATAGTGTAAGATTctattgaaagttactgccctataatttagattagattgtctttgtgtaaaactgatTACACATCTATATCtattggtgcagatatctcaatgcattcttccgataatgcaattatgtccttgaatggacagacagatggacaacaaaatgattacaataccccttcagccagaaGTTTGCCAAGGGGTAATAAAGGTTAAACACAATTTTTAAAGTCTGTTCCACAGTATGACAGCTACACCTTTCAGTTATCGAGATACTAATAATATATTCGTTATTGTTTTCAGCTTCTGTGAGCGCGATTACTTTGTGTGATTTAGTCGACTGtgtgaaaatattttattgaaaaatcgAACCGAAAAATAAAGAGTTCATATGTCAATACACATAGAAAATTTTGTTGGTGTCATATACATCAATGTATAATTTGGAATTTGAAGTGATAGTAACATgatatataatatacattataacaATTAGCATGGTTATCAACTAACAAAAAACAGCACTACATTACACTATAAACAACATATTATCGGATATATATACATAACTTTAACTCAAGACCGTTACATGCTTTTGCCAACAGAATAGATGTGAAAACACTGCCTCTGAGATACTCATGAGTGTAAACATCAGGAGGTTCCATTAACTATACAATTTACTTTACTCATGCAAATCAATCAaatgattgttgttgttttttgaaaACTTTCTATTAGAGATGGAAAACacagctacaggggttggacaaaataatggaaacacctaacattgtaaagtaaagtaaattttatttatagagcacttttcacagacagagtcacaaagtgctttatcaattcaaatcagaatcaaattaagtttacagagacccaacagaatcctgtggcatcatagaaggtgtttccattattttgtccaacccctgtacttcagTAGTGTCTTCAGGTATCAGCAGTTGTACTTTGAGTATTTTTTCAGGCAAGTTTTTACTGTCACACCCTGGATTTTAACAGAACTATATGTACTTTCCACTCTTCAGTGTTTGAGGTAAATTATTAATCATTCCTATTTTGCGGTTAGTATAAGAGTGGGTTTCACATTCTGCTGTTTTGGTATAACACAGCCAAGCCTTTGTATCAATCTTTGTGATCAATACCCAACCCAGATGTTTGCATCAGTAATACAGCGATATTTAATATCAGTTTCAAATCAGTGTATCCCTAaccagatcatagaaaaaaaggATAATGTTTTCAGATCTGCTGGAGTGAATTTAATGTTCATTAGCCACGGGGACTCTGTTATTGACTTGATTTTTGATTACACAGGGTGTCCCACAAAGTCTCCTTACAATttaagaaatgtattacaaaagcaattgatgagatatgtttatcagatttgttctatgtactccgtggtttttaatcacattgaatttgtgtatttcaggtaccATGTCGATGTAATaggttctgttaaataaacccCTAAAAAACTGGCTACTCCTCAAGGAAAGGTACAAAGTGTATCATGGTTCATTGAAACAAAATCAGATACACAGACTCTTACAGGATTAAGTAAGACATCCACCGCCACATCCATCAATTCATGGATGGCACAAGAAATTTATGAAGACAGGGACGGTGTTGGATAAAGGGAAGAGTGGATGACATCCAGTACTGTCCTGATGTGCTTCATGTAACTAATGGTGCCCATACAGAGatggattaaatgaggcaaaaaaactgCAATATCTACTTTTCGTTTTGTACTAATTTCCACAGATTGGGCAATTCATTtggttttgtaataaatgtgtttaatTCTAAAGAGACTTCATGGACACCCTGTGTTATGATGTAAGGTTTAgctgtttacacacaaacaacttGTCAGCCTCATGGCATACTTGTCATATTTTTGGCCGACTTGTGacatctgcataactttactctcctaacactgttgcttcatttttcatcactggctatgatctgaaaaaaatatgacttaggtgaTTATGCTATGAGGGTAACGATTCTACAAAAAATGTCCTCTCTACAGAGAATTAAGTAAgtgtgttttgctgctgctgtagCGCACATAACTCCCACCTGTCTTTCTCTGAGTTGCAGAGTCCCTGCTCTGTCCTGCTCCTCTGGGTGAAATGTAACGTACAGATGTCTCCTCCAGATATTTATCAACAGGGTCCGGGCACACTGaaaacaacagttgaaaaataaggTTATTCTTAAACCAAATGACATATATTACAAGTTTTTTTCATCCCCACTGAGCATCAAAGATGACTGACCAAATTAAGATCACCCATTTCCAACAGGACATTGAGGGTTCACACACAGTTTTGCAATCAAACTTCAAAATATTTCCATGAATTTTCAATAACcaataatacaatgtacatgatCACTAACAATCTTTAAGTACATAGATAGAAGTGTTCTAAAACTCATTTTGATTTGTGAAATTTAAATAAcaggttcgtgtgtgtgtgtgtgtgtgtgtgtgtatgtgtatatatatatatatatatatatatatattaaagatatatatattaaagatatatatataatatatatatatatatatatatatatatatatatatatatatatatatatatatatatatgtatataatttaaAGAGAAAAACTTTGCAGTCTAAGTTAATTACAAATAATTCCTACACCTGCTCTGGATTCAcgtttgtgtttttgtatctgAAAGAAAATTCTGAGCAACATACAAAATACATAAATTtggtgggccaaaaccggcccagcaaagggtccaatccagccggtgggaagaatttgtgaaatgctacaattacactgaggatatatgACGATACAGTCAagggttttagttcaggttccacatatagaccagtttgatctcaagtgggtcagaccactaaaatactatgataataatctataaataataactactCCAAAATGTTCTTTcttttgttgtttaaaaaaattttaaaaaaaggaaaattacatgaaaatgtttaacatTTATAACTTATCTGTtcacataaaatgtaaataacctgaacaaatatgagcaacacaaaatatttaagagAAGGGCAGTGTTACCAAAATCCTGCCTGTTActgcatgttttgtgtatttgtagatccactgtgatctgtaggttgtagctaatgcacatgtgtaaatgataagctgagatacaatatttcatttcttttcattctaaaacatagagaaaagtttggagttgacattatttataggttattatgttactattttggtggtccagcccatttgagatcaaattgggctgaatgtggcccctgaactaaaatgagtttgccacccctgctgtCATCAGATCAACTGGaaagaacacactgaacaagtgtTTATAGCAAGTGCTGATTGAAGTCTGTGATGGAGGAGCAAGAACTGAACCACGTAGTCAGTCACCACACAACACACTGACAAAACTGTGTCCAGCCTTGGCATCTCTGTTTGACACATCAAACATTGTCACTAAATGCACAAACTTAGTATTACTGGATCCTTATGACACAGATTGAAGCTACTGTTCATTAAAACCAGCCCCTAACATTATATACAAACATAATGACTACATAACTatggaaacaagtgttcagagaatacaaacctccgccaagcaccctgaacggtgtgcatgtgtggatcaactatttctttttaaatcaaacagtttcaaggttgttccatacagcagaaaaagttgaagcttggtaccagtcatgtgtatgtcaaattatattaaattccaatcaatatttgttgagttataatgaaaaatgtgtcgtaaatgggattttcaatgctaaattgaaatgtccacagagtccacattccacagtggatgtggacaattttgtgccagatacaagatattgttataagctacgagtgtatcaaattggaggctaatgggagtcgttttgaattttttatgaattttcaaaaattgctcaatgatgagagataggaaaatttgagattttgtgactttgctgtgatcttgaactttggcctacttggcccaaaatttaatgggtttgtcccaagCCCTAGGCCTATCtatgggtaaaatttggtaaagatggttataatagttttcctgtaaagttgctaacaagcaaacaaacacacaaagcaaagtgatcacaatatctcctggcgaaggtaataaaAGCTACCACAGCACTTACCTGGTTCTTTCACAGCCTCTATAAATGTAGTCCAGTTTCTTTCCTTGTTAATACCCATAGGATTTTATAAACTTCACTGTCTGAACTTGACAGGATATTACTACATGTCAGTCAACAACATGCAGACtcatgtttggttcatttactgACTTATGTGGAAGTGCAGTAATAGTAAAAGATTATTACTGACAGAACTGTTTGTTGTCAGCAGAAAACAGGATTACTTGCATCATAAGGTGGGTTGTTTTGTAAACCAGTAGCTTTAGTTACTTTAGCCATGCTAGGATATTAACTATATCCAGTGCAGTTCTACCAGAACTCACTCTCTCTTCTGTGTTTACCCTGCGTATAGTGGTAGTGACTTCTGCAGCAGGGATTTACCGCCACCTGCTGGATTGGTGTGCTACCTCAGACTGATACAGGCTGATATACTAGTGTCAGTTTGAATAACAGATGCAGGCCTATTTGTTGTACTCATCATGCCTGTACTGTGTACTGAGCCAGGAAGCCTGTACAATACAAGTACCACCCCTataattcatgtattttttaaGACCTACAAAATAAATCAGAATGGATGCTACAAGAAAGCTGTGCTGGGATTATCCCACATctcttaaagtgtacctgtactggtcatattTACGACATTAATTaactccgccaggaggtactgtgatcactttgctttgtgtgtttgtttgtttgttagcaagacaactcaaaaagttatggacggatttggatgaaaatttcagaaaacgttgatactggcacatggaacaaatgattaaattttggtggtgatcggggggggggggggggggggtgactgatctgccttgccagaggtctgcgctctccgagtgcttttcttgttgtgctttgtgtattacttataggCAAGAGActcacaaattcagtaaaaaaaatacataaatcacCACAGATGCACTACACTAGGAGTGTGAAAAAAATATCTTATGATGGATTATTGATGTGCTCTCGCCACAtagtttttattatcattattatttttattattattattattattatcattatcattatcattattattattattattattattattattaataaaatataGCTGCTATAAACGTCTTTCAGCGTTCCTCCTCAGTGAGTCGAGTCACCATTTTACACGTCATCCAGGGTGCACTCCTCGCTTGAGTGACTAAAAATTGGGCCGAagtcacagaaaaagaaaaaacaaacaacggcGCTAATATGGCAGCCTCGAGTGGTGAAGTTAAACTGAAAGATGCACCAGCATCGTTTAAATCAAAAGTGTGGACTCACTTTGGTGTTTATAGTGTGGATGGAACAAAGCTGGATAAGAACTTTGCAGTTTGTATGAACTGTCTCATAAAAACACGATACATGGGCGGCACGACAAACATGCACAGCcacctattttatttttgttatgtttCTACGTAATAGATTTGATCTACTTGAGAGACATGAGATGTGGTGTTTTCTGAATGAGTTTAAAATAGTGTCACTGTTTGTcagacacattaaaaaaaatcctgtttacagttatgttgcactaaaacagtgtCATTGTTTTTGCACTATTGCTGTTTGTACTCTGATTAAATTATGCTGCAAAATATGAACTATGACATTCattaattttttacttgtttttgtttcatcCTATAAACACACGGATATATCGTAGGGTATTGAGAGCAATATATCAATAATCACAGTATCACCATATCAAGATATTATGGTGATCATGAGCCATGTATTGCCTATCGTATCGTATCATGAGGTACCCTGAGATTCCCAGCCctacaccacactggaccttttaatTACATGAATTATATGCGTGGGCTGAACCTacgggagcagccattgccagccGGAAGTGACATACCATCGTTGATTTCAGGTgatgagtgcgagtaaacaagcagcagtcagtgagtgaggctgagtggaaagcacatgttcaTGCTTGTTGTTTGCGTAGCCATAAGCTTAGCATTCCAGCAACAGTAGATTGCTGTCCGCACCCACACATGGACCAGTGCAAAATCTACATGACTTACAGAATACACTTGCATTCCATTATTATCTGAAGGTCTGCGATGTTGGCAGCTTAAAGTCTGCGACAAACAACAGTATATCCAAGTGTTGCTTTCATAAAATGTTATCTTGTAGTTACACAATTTTGTGGTTTAATGACCACAATGCGGCGTAGTTCTAAATGGGGCTTTTTAGGTTATTTGGAGTGGAAATCACTATCTGTGGCTAAGTTGGGCTGTGAACTCTCTGCCATCATTAGGATAAGAGTTTTATTTTAGTCATTCAATCATTTCATCTTGACCTACAGTCCATTTTAAACCATGCAAAGTAACACTGTGTGACTTCCCATCATGCACAGACACATGAGCTCTCTAGAGTACCATATTCATATTTGGATGCCCACTTGGCAGAGATAATGTTTTCATCATGGGTATGTCCGACCGCTGCGCTCAAACCCCCCCCACCGACCAACAATCATGGAGCGCAACCCCATTCCCGCTCCAATCACAgagtgcgcgcacacacacacacacacacacacacacacacacacacacacacacacacacacgtgagtAAAAGCCACCagtcataaaacagaataaagatgatgaagaagtccgttctgagccactgtagtcctgttcattatttaagagcagattcagctatttactgctgaaatgtcatatttatttcctttctaatatcaatattaataccagtattgatgtgttgcatgactgcggtagtcagatattcaggttacaactcaaaattgtactttggtatcactaaattaatctgaatcaatcaattaacacTGAATCGAATTGATATCGGACCGAatcgaatcatgattaattgattccgaaccttatgaatcgaaatcgaatcaatTATGGAAATTTGCCATGAAACCCAGCCCTAATAAATATACTTGACATTTTGATGCTGTTACGGAAAACTGAAGCCACCTTGCAAACCATCATGTGGAGACATGAAATAGAGCAGTAGAGCCAATAGTAAGTATACATCTGGCAGTCACATATTCAATCCCCTACCTATCTGAACATGCCTatgatttgaaaaaatctgagtAACAGGGTAGGGTAGACTacctacagcctgaaaacactggcaaggagtagatgcagaagtaTTGTGTCCTCTCAGATCACTTGGATTACAATGTGATGAAAGTAGTTATTGATTTTTCAAGctgttaaacaaaaaaacaacaactaccaAGCAGTGCAACTTTAATGCTGTGAAAACCAACAAGACAGGAATTGTTAACTCTATAAATTAAACTACTGGTATGTTTATAGGTATTATTATGCATCTTGCACttaaatttaataataaaatatgtaattaaattTTCAGTTATGATTTTGTTTCAACAGTGCATACATTGATTGTTTTCATGTTCATGGCATATGTTCTATGCTTTATGCATTTGTTTCTTGAGTTGTTAATGGGAAGCAAGTTGTTATTTTCCTTATTTCATGATCTGAATCATCAGTTTTGTGATCCATTGCACCCTTATTAATGAGTCAAAAAGTCTGCTTTTAAAAACATACATTACAACTGGTATCAACATTAAGACATCATGACTTTCAAGAAATACCATATTAGTTAAATTTTCTACCTTCAGGTGGACCCCCTAAACATCTATGGTCgaaaatataaatgtatttagcAAAAATTAGGCATCCTAGTCTAACTGTGGTAAGATAAGGCTCCACTTACCAGCTTGCCGTTTCCTGAGAGTGACATAAGGCAACAGGTCATGGCGGGTGATAATCCTAAGGAGTTGTAACACATGTCGGAAGTTGGTCTCATCACAGCGACCCTGACGTTCCAGGGCAAGAAGGAAATCCCTTCCACTTCTGATACCACCACGTTCGTACTCATCAATAACATCAACAAAAAGGAATGACAGTACTCTGACATCCCGATGTGTTAGTTGGGCTCCAACTATGTCAAACATGCGGTGAAGCGAGTACAATCCATGGGAGTTGTCCACCGCCTCCTCAGGCCAAGGTTCAAAGTTCCCATCTTTTCTGGACCAGTTGGAGTTGGGGCAGGAAGAAGAGAGTTTCCTACAGGCTGCATCCCTGCTGGCCACTGCTCCACTAGAGCATCCTGGCCTACCTGACAGAGCTCTGTGATCCATGGACCCAGTGGCTACATTACTTCGACTCGAGTCCAGCTGATTTGCCTGAATGTGAGGCCGAGCTTGTTGAGCAGAAGAGCTGTGGGCTAGCTGTGGATGAATAACAGCACTGGGAAGGGGAGGGTGCTGTGATGTCATCTCAGAGTCTGATGGCAAAAAGGGATGCTTGAACCCCTGGAATTCCTGGGGCCTTCCTCAGGTCAAAATGATAAACTGTACAGTACAGAACAAGGGAATGGGACGGGGACAGAAAACAAAGATCAACTTAGCATGCCATCGTCATTACCCAATAAGCAAAGGCAGAAAAAAGGACACACATTCTCTACCTCACCAGCAGTACAGATACTCATATAAATCAGGAGGACTAAAATGTCTTATGTAGTTTGTGGATTTGAAATGTTGTTTCCATCTGTGAGAATTTCACTAGCCTACACCTTCCAAACTGCAAATGAACTGTCATCTGGTAGAACTACAAATCCCACAGTGAAGCAGTGTTGTTTTGAAACCAGAATTTCTACTTTGATGCAAGACTTTGAGGCAGAGCATTAAACATAATACTttcaaataatcaaaataaaatcAGCAGATACATTTTTAACAAACAGCAAAATCTGAACAAAGGTTCTCAAGATAAGGGGAAAACAAATTTAAATGCAATTAATTAAGGACCTACTATTTCTAGAGTATATAATAAATATGTAATTCATGTGGTATTTAATATAAGCAGCAAATTTACAGATTTCACAGAAAACGTGCTTTATGGTGATATGTATTGTCTATCTAcagtgacatatatatataagaGTATGGCATAACCGTCAAGTACGTGTAATATGGATATACTGGGGCCATGTTTAACTTTAACTACATTAAAATGCTGCTTAATTGTGCTCAACTAAGATACTTTTATCTAGCTTGAAAAAGTGTTACCGTAAACACACGAGGCGTGTTTAGTCACAACACTACGCTAGTTACCACATGAATATCTTGAATACGTGTCTGCAGTAGCAGAGACGCACAAAGTCACATCATGACAATATCTACAACGCGCCAACTAACTACAAGGATAACATTTATTCAGTAATTGTGACTAAACACGACTTATTCCGATTCTTGCCATGTGGTGTGTGATGCTGTAACTACACGTTAGGATATAGCGAAGAACTGTGAATAATAACAATGACTTGCGTCTTGGGATATCTAGTGAATACTTACTTTCGGCGTTAATCAAACTAATTTGTACAGAGTCCAATTACGTAGACACTTGAAACAATGCATGGTTTGCTAATCATTGTAATCATTTCCTTACCTCTTGTCTTTGGGTTGTTGCTAACGATTCCGACACTACAACAGTTCGGTAGGCAGCTAACGCATTTAGCTTGTCAGCATTTTATATCACAGCAATCCTTCTTCTCAGACCGACAGCacggtttagttcagtttatgcTTTTGATTTAGTACCCAGTCAATACGTCTTATTTGGGCGAGATACAAGACTTCGTTAAATGTATCTTCCTAGGATAGACACCTTCGCTAAATTACTCAGTCAATTGTCGTTCTTCAACTAAAATGAAAGAACTTCCGGGTCACGGTTACAGTCATTTCCGGTGAGGGGACCTTtttaacatacacacaaaaacacacagtacagaATGCCGATGTTGTTAGATAATGAAAAATGTCTTGAATTCTGTCTGTCATCATCTGGTAATCTGTTCTTCATTTAGTACTTAAAAAACACAATACTgaaatttgtttttgttcctcAACGTAAAATGTTAAACCAAAACCAGACATATAAGCCGATTCTGATATGGAGAAATTAGGTTCATTTCTTATTTCACAGTCGGACAGTAAACAGACAGGGAACGGAAGCTAAGCTTATGGCAAAATAAAAGCCATGATAATCAAATGTCCATTCTTTAAAGTGCAGACTATGcctatataaaataataatctaCAGCTAATCTTATCAGTAGGCAGGGTAATTCAAAAATGTACGTTATCATTTAGGTATTAAATGCATCAATACCCTCTATGTGGGATGTTAAAAAATTCAAGTAATATTTTACTACACTCGAGAATACACAAAAGTTACTACAACATAACACcctttttatattattcaaaatattTGTTAAAATCCCTTCTGTTTCGATCCAAGATTTTCAGAACCTTTTATTTTCTCTAGTGACTGCCAAAGTACAGTTGTTTTTATAAACTGGGTGACCCAGTTAAAGAAGCAAAGCAATGACAGA
Coding sequences:
- the dedd gene encoding death effector domain-containing protein, which codes for MTSQHPPLPSAVIHPQLAHSSSAQQARPHIQANQLDSSRSNVATGSMDHRALSGRPGCSSGAVASRDAACRKLSSSCPNSNWSRKDGNFEPWPEEAVDNSHGLYSLHRMFDIVGAQLTHRDVRVLSFLFVDVIDEYERGGIRSGRDFLLALERQGRCDETNFRHVLQLLRIITRHDLLPYVTLRKRQAVCPDPVDKYLEETSVRYISPRGAGQSRDSATQRKTGPQPVLCCSSSGSHVGPPRTKPTRPVSVRKRKRSHSSADCKEKQTCDIRLRVRAEYCQHESALQGNVFSNKQEAVERQFERFNQANTILKSRDLGSIICDIKFSELTYLDAFWRDYINGSLLEALKGVFITDSLKQAVGHEAIKLLVNVDEEDYQAGRRKLLRNLVTSGGSTSGGSKDC